One Malania oleifera isolate guangnan ecotype guangnan chromosome 9, ASM2987363v1, whole genome shotgun sequence DNA segment encodes these proteins:
- the LOC131163386 gene encoding uncharacterized protein LOC131163386 has translation MATLHHQLIYRLQDHAVDLPLPGQSEDTILITAEREDDIPTILQIPRQIPREELKDLIPLEWISSYEQLHQQSSPIHLSDPKFQRLPDGTVKTVFNPKDTASSSTPPVFQSLMIRPVTFEDDIPVSHVEADGSPIYTDKIEGHFIWDVDPSMCDPDCSCRQKQQRETKPSCKPFSPNRKPDDPSSPWIGIRRPDPKPKPLWIYDRALEILREEGLLPPEEPEPEPYQTEPYQTPVSIPPEA, from the coding sequence ATGGCTACTCTGCATCATCAACTGATCTACAGACTCCAAGATCACGCCGTTGATCTTCCTTTACCAGGACAGTCTGAAGATACCATCCTGATCACTGCGGAACGCGAAGATGACATTCCAACCATTCTGCAGATCCCACGGCAAATCCCTAGAGAAGAACTGAAAGATCTCATTCCTCTTGAATGGATCTCCAGCTATGAGCAGCTTCATCAACAGTCCTCACCGATCCATCTTTCAGATCCAAAATTCCAAAGACTTCCAGATGGTACGGTAAAGACGGTTTTCAACCCGAAAGACACGGCATCATCCAGTACACCTCCGGTGTTCCAGTCATTAATGATCAGACCTGTTACTTTCGAGGATGACATTCCAGTCAGTCATGTTGAAGCAGACGGATCTCCTATCTATACAGACAAAATTGAAGGTCACTTCATATGGGATGTTGACCCATCCATGTGCGATCCAGACTGCTCATGCCGTCAAAAACAACAAAGAGAAACTAAACCATCCTGCAAACCGTTTTCTCCCAACAGAAAACCCGATGACCCATCCAGCCCATGGATAGGCATCCGACGCCCAGATCCAAAACCGAAACCCTTGTGGATCTACGATAGAGCCCTTGAAATTCTTCGAGAAGAAGGTCTCCTTCCTCCTGAAGAACCTGAACCAGAACCATATCAAACTGAACCCTACCAAACTCCAGTTTCCATACCTCCAGAAGCCTAG